One window of the Camelina sativa cultivar DH55 chromosome 1, Cs, whole genome shotgun sequence genome contains the following:
- the LOC104783738 gene encoding putative proline-rich receptor-like protein kinase PERK6 has translation MAEGQSPENSPPSPTPPSPSSSDNQQQSSPPPPDDSSSSSSPPAPPTPEDSSSSPPPPSSGDSQSPPSPQGNNNGNNNNNNNDGKSNNDNNNNGNNNNGNNNNGNNNGGNNNNGNNNNGNNNDNNNNNNNNNGGGNNNRSPPPPSRSSDRNSSSPPKALAPPKSSGGGSNSRNNEPNTAAIVGIVAGAGLLFLVMILFCVCCCRKKKKKHQMPYYSGDQYQQQQYNNQSDHVMNLSHQYPGSNGNSNWMNSSPAPPPGSWQPSPPPPPPLVSGGMNNGNSSDMSSNYSGPHGPSLPPPHPSVALGFNKSTFTYDELAAATQGFSQARLLGQGGFGYVHKGILPNGKEIAVKSLKAGSGQGEREFQAEVDIISRVHHRFLVSLVGYCIAGGQRMLVYEFLPNDTLEFHLHGKSGNVLDWPTRLRIALGSAKGLAYLHEDCHPKIIHRDIKASNILLDESFEAKVADFGLAKLSQDNVTHVSTRIMGTFGYLAPEYASSGKLTDRSDVFSFGVMLLELITGRRPVDLTGEMEDSLVDWARPLCINAAQDGDYSELVDPRLENQYEPHEMAQMVACAAAAIRHSARRRPKMSQIVRALEGDATLDDLNEGGKQGQSSFLGRGSSSDYDSSTYSADMKKFRKVALDSHEYGASSEYGNTSEYGLDSEENRRGGLNNNNKTTPHREF, from the exons ATGGCGGAGGGGCAATCCCCGGAGAATTCACCGCCGTCCCCTACACCACCATCTCCGTCATCATCCGACAATCAACAACAATCCTCTCCTCCGCCTCCTGAtgattcctcctcctcttcttcacccCCTGCTCCTCCTACCCCTGAGGattcctcttcctctcctcCACCGCCTTCTTCAGGCGACTCACAATCTCCACCATCTCCTCAAGGAAACAACAATggtaataacaacaacaacaacaatgatggTAAGAGCAACAATGACAATAACAACAATGGCAATAACAACAATGGTAATAACAACAATGGCAATAACAACGGCGGGAATAACAACAATGGCAATAACAACAATGGAAATAacaatgacaacaacaacaacaacaacaacaacaacggcgGAGGAAACAACAATCGTTCACCTCCGCCTCCTTCAAGAAGCTCCGACCGTAACTCTTCTTCCCCACCTAAAGCGCTGGCTCCACCTAAATCTAGCGGTGGTGGCTCCAACTCACGAAACAATGAACCGAACACGGCTGCTATAGTTGGGATTGTTGCTGGTGCTGGACTCCTCTTTCTTGTTATGATATTGTTCTGCGTCTGTTGTTGTcgcaagaagaaaaagaagcatcAAATGCCGTATTATTCAG GTGATCAATACCAACAGCAGCAATACAATAACCAGAGCGATCACGTTATGAATCTGTCTCATCAGTATCCTGGATCAAACGGGAATAGTAACTGGATGAATTCATCGCCTGCACCACCACCAGGAAGCTGGCAACCGTccccgccaccaccaccaccgctgGTCTCAGGCGGTATGAACAACGGAAACAGCAGCGACATGAGCTCAAACTACTCAGGTCCACATGGTCCGTCTCTACCACCACCTCACCCTTCAGTGGCTTTAGGTTTCAACAAGAGCACATTCACTTACGACGAGCTAGCTGCTGCAACTCAAGGCTTCTCTCAAGCAAGATTGTTAGGTCAAGGCGGGTTCGGGTATGTTCACAAGGGAATACTTCCCAATGGGAAAGAGATTGCGGTGAAGAGTCTGAAAGCGGGAAGCGGACAAGGAGAACGCGAGTTTCAGGCTGAGGTTGATATCATTAGTCGAGTTCATCATCGGTTTCTTGTGTCTCTTGTTGGGTATTGTATTGCAGGAGGACAGAGGATGTTGGTTTATGAGTTCTTACCTAATGACACACTTGAGTTCCATCTCCATGGTAAAAGTGGCAATGTTCTTGATTGGCCTACAAGGCTCAGGATTGCTTTGGGATCAGCTAAAGGACTTGCTTACTTACATGAAGATT GTCATCCCAAAATCATTCATAGAGACATTAAAGCTTCAAACATTCTTCTTGACGAGTCCTTTGAAGCCAAG GTTGCAGACTTTGGGTTAGCGAAGCTATCTCAAGACAATGTTACACATGTCTCCACTCGTATCATGGGAACTTTCGG GTACTTGGCTCCAGAGTATGCGTCAAGCGGTAAACTTACAGACAGGTCAGACGTTTTCTCCTTTGGAGTGATGCTTCTTGAGCTCATTACCGGACGCCGACCTGTTGATCTCACTGGTGAAATGGAAGACAGTTTGGTCGATTGG GCAAGACCCTTATGCATAAACGCAGCTCAAGACGGAGACTACAGCGAACTAGTTGATCCACGGCTCGAGAACCAATACGAGCCTCATGAGATGGCACAAATGGTGGCTTGTGCCGCTGCAGCCATCAGGCACTCAGCTAGACGCAGGCCTAAGATGAGCCAG ATTGTTCGGGCACTGGAGGGAGATGCAACGCTAGACGATCTAAACGAAGGAGGGAAGCAAGGACAGAGTTCATTCCTCGGTAGGGGATCAAGCTCGGACTATGACTCGAGCACTTACAGTGCGGATATGAAGAAGTTCAGGAAAGTGGCCTTGGATAGCCATGAGTACGGTGCAAGCAGCGAGTACGGGAACACGAGCGAGTACGGGCTTGACAGCGAGGAGAATCGTAGAGGAGgacttaacaacaacaacaaaacaactccTCACCGAGAGTTTTGA
- the LOC104783745 gene encoding ras-related protein RABG3f — MPSRRRTLLKVIILGDSGVGKTSLMNQYVNKKFSNQYKATIGADFLTKEVQFEDRLFTLQIWDTAGQERFQSLGVAFYRGADCCVLVYDVNSMKSFDNLNNWREEFLIQASPSDPENFPFVLIGNKVDVDGGNSRVVSEKKAKAWCASKGNIPYFETSAKEGTNVEEAFQCIAKNALKSGEEEELYLPDTIDVGTSNQQRSTGCEC, encoded by the exons ATGCCGTCTCGTAGACGTACCCTCCTCAAAGTCATCATCCTCGGTGATAGCGG GGTAGGAAAAACCTCTTTGATGAATCAGTATGTTAATAAAAAATTCAGCAACCAGTACAAGGCAACCATTGGAGCTGACTTCTTGACCAAGGAAGTTCAGTTTGAAGATCGCCTTTTCACTTTACAG ATCTGGGATACAGCTGGACAGGAAAGGTTTCAGAGCCTTGGTGTAGCCTTTTACCGTGGTGCTGATTGCTGTGTTCTTGTGTATGATGTCAACTCCATGAAGTCTTTTGACAATCTGAACAACTGGAGGGAAGAATTTCTGATCCAG GCGAGTCCATCAGATCCAGAGAATTTTCCATTTGTTCTTATCGGAAATAAGGTTGACGTGGATGGTGGAAACAGCAGAGTG GTTTCAGAGAAAAAGGCTAAAGCTTGGTGTGCTTCAAAAGGGAACATTCCTTACTTTGAGACCTCTGCCAAGGAAGGTACTAACGTGGAGGAAGCTTTCCAATGCATTGCCAAGAACGCCTTAaagagtggagaagaagaagagtt ATACTTGCCAGACACAATCGATGTTGGGACGAGCAACCAACAGAGGTCTACAGGGTGTGAATGCTAA
- the LOC104783751 gene encoding cationic amino acid transporter 4, vacuolar-like — MNSLVRRKQADSVHLIKNDGHHQLAKKLSVVDLVAIGVGTTIGAGVYILVGTVAREHTGPALAVSFFIAGVAAALSACCYAELASRCPSAGSAYHYYVIHLSWRRVCTLFFFMSGLLRH; from the exons ATGAACAGTCTTGTTAGAAGGAAACAAGCTGATTCTGTTCATCTTATCAAAAACGATGGACATCATCAGCTTGCCAAGAAACTATCTGTGGTTGATCTTGTAGCTATTG GAGTTGGGACGACGATTGGAGCAGGAGTGTATATTCTTGTGGGAACTGTAGCTAGAGAGCACACAGGACCTGCTCTTGCTGTTTCATTTTTCATTGCTGGAGTTGCGGCTGCTCTCTCGGCGTGTTGTTATGCTGAGCTTGCTTCTCGCTGTCCATCTGCTGGGAGTGCTTATCATTATTATGTCATACATTTGTCTTGGAGAAGGGTTtgtacattgtttttttttatgtcaggGTTACTGAGACATTAA
- the LOC104705447 gene encoding uncharacterized protein LOC104705447, with the protein MLMEEQKKIYDEFIDSVFKDKAVRIRGEIVLNTASSGIASLLLEGGRTAHSRFGIPLEVHETSMCRMSRSSDLGELVQEAKLIIWDEAPMMSKYCFETLDRSLKDIMRDPEEKPFGVLRLTRNMRLLQNITPSEAREIEEFSKWILNVGEGRLNEPNDGVVDIDIPEELLIKEVDSPIEAIINAIYGEEKIYLSSDSIDPADKRNKYNPSYSPDFLNSVRISGVSNHALRLNIGCPVMLLRNIDPHGGLMNGTRLQITQMADHVIQARIITGTRVGKIVLLPKMVLIPSDTCLPFKMRRRQFPINVAFAMTINKS; encoded by the exons ATGCTGATGGAAGAGCAAAAGAAGATATATGATGAGTTCATAGACTCTGTTTTCAAAGATAAAG CTGTAAGGATCAGGGGAGAAATAGTGTTGAATACTGCATCTAGCGGTATAGCCTCTCTTTTGTTAGAAGGTGGCAGAACAGCTCATTCAAGGTTTGGCATTCCTTTAGAAGTTCATGAAACGTCAATGTGCAGAATGTCAAGGTCTTCTGATCTAGGTGAATTAGTCCAAGAAGCGAAGTTGATAATTTGGGACGAAGCTCCAATGATGAGTAAATACTGCTTTGAGACTTTGGATAGAAGTTTGAAAGATATAATGCGTGATCCCGAAGAAAAACCTTTTGGGG TTTTGAGGCTAACAAGAAATATGAGGTTGCTGCAAAACATAACTCCAAGTGAAGCCAGGGAGATTGAAGAGTTCTCGAAATGGATTCTTAATGTTGGAGAAGGAAGACTTAATGAGCCAAATGATGGAGTTGTTGATATTGACATACCAGAAGAATTGCTTATCAAAGAAGTAGACTCTCCAATTGAAGCGATCATTAATGCAATATATG GTGAAGAAAAGATTTACTTAAGTTCAGATAGTATTGATCCTGCAGATAAAAGGAATAAATACAATCCTTCATATAGCCCGGATTTCCTAAACTCAGTTAGGATTTCAGGAGTATCAAACCATGCTCTTCGATTGAATATTGGTTGTCCAGTAATGTTGTTACGCAATATTGATCCTCATGGCGGTCTAATGAATGGAACAAGACTACAGATTACACAAATGGCTGATCATGTTATACAAGCAAGAATCATAACGGGTACGCGAGTTGGTAAAATTGTTCTTCTACCAAAAATGGTATTAATCCCATCAGATACTTGTTTGCCTTTCAAGATGAGACGTAGACAATTTCCCATAAACGTtgcttttgcaatgactatCAACAAAAGTTAA